Proteins from a genomic interval of Paenibacillus sp. FSL H8-0048:
- a CDS encoding response regulator transcription factor: MNPICKVLIVDDEILVRQGIKYVLDWEQEGFQIVGEAANGREALNSLQTLQPHIIITDIVMPVMDGEELTRLVKRDYPATEVIVLSSFSEFHYVRSTFQHGVADYILKPKLEAGALLQVLQKTRDRIPGLSTAGGQTEAEAQPLDTLLSRMLSGYRLPPESEAYVKQQLPHNSYTLLGWEPAQTAQPAAGGNASGHSAIHSASSNNAINRSGDYAAASSIALSAHDTTIFSSITGELNQHVPGLKQCVIPGREPSGSTFMLINLEEAHWPQLLEAVHQLADTLAGQETEIRLTLSRRFSSLSELAAVQQESVARLQQCRFFRPEQTLLIQPVRPYQETSLPKFNLTSFTAQLKRQQLAEAFGDLHQHVDALSRQNDGDVYQFKSFLGNIIFNITNQFSHLQELEEGKYGLFRAIDEAGTAEQAMQILDDYLSRIMELTSSAVPAPGSNANMTKLLQYIEEHYAEPLTLTELARHFHFNPSYLSSLFTTYNHEGFKEHLNKVRTGKAAELLRAGEAPIAEISSMVGYGDHSYFCKVFKKYSGLSPSSYRRQYYGQE, from the coding sequence ATGAATCCAATATGCAAGGTGTTGATTGTGGACGATGAAATCCTGGTCCGGCAAGGGATTAAATATGTGCTGGACTGGGAACAGGAAGGATTTCAGATTGTGGGTGAAGCGGCCAACGGGCGGGAAGCGCTGAATTCGCTGCAGACCCTGCAGCCGCATATCATCATTACGGATATTGTCATGCCGGTGATGGATGGCGAGGAGTTAACCCGGCTGGTGAAGCGCGATTATCCGGCTACCGAGGTGATTGTGCTAAGCAGCTTCAGCGAGTTCCATTATGTGCGTTCGACGTTCCAGCATGGGGTGGCGGATTATATTCTAAAGCCGAAGCTGGAGGCCGGGGCCTTATTGCAGGTGTTACAAAAAACCCGGGACCGCATTCCGGGACTGAGTACCGCCGGAGGACAAACGGAGGCAGAAGCGCAGCCGCTGGATACCCTGCTCAGCCGGATGCTGTCCGGTTACCGGCTGCCGCCGGAGAGCGAAGCGTATGTGAAGCAGCAGCTTCCGCATAACAGCTACACGCTGCTGGGCTGGGAGCCGGCCCAAACAGCACAGCCAGCAGCGGGCGGCAACGCTAGCGGCCATAGTGCTATACACTCTGCCAGCAGCAACAACGCCATTAACCGTAGCGGCGATTACGCTGCCGCAAGCAGCATCGCTCTTAGCGCCCATGACACCACCATCTTCAGCTCTATCACCGGTGAACTCAACCAGCATGTTCCGGGACTGAAGCAGTGCGTCATTCCAGGCAGAGAGCCTTCGGGCTCTACATTCATGCTAATTAATCTGGAGGAAGCCCATTGGCCGCAGCTGCTGGAGGCTGTACACCAGTTAGCCGATACGCTGGCCGGGCAAGAAACGGAAATTCGGCTGACGCTCAGCCGGAGATTCAGCTCGCTCAGCGAGCTGGCGGCCGTCCAGCAGGAGAGCGTTGCGAGACTACAGCAGTGCCGGTTTTTCCGGCCGGAGCAGACCCTGCTCATCCAGCCGGTACGTCCATATCAGGAGACGTCGCTGCCCAAGTTCAATCTGACGTCCTTCACAGCACAGCTGAAGCGGCAGCAGCTGGCGGAAGCGTTCGGTGACCTGCATCAGCATGTTGATGCGCTCAGCCGCCAGAATGACGGGGATGTGTATCAGTTCAAGTCCTTCCTGGGCAATATCATCTTCAATATTACGAATCAGTTCAGCCATCTGCAGGAGCTGGAGGAGGGGAAATACGGCCTGTTCCGGGCCATCGATGAAGCGGGCACAGCGGAGCAGGCCATGCAGATCCTGGATGATTACCTGAGCCGGATCATGGAGCTGACTTCATCGGCAGTGCCTGCACCGGGCAGCAATGCCAATATGACGAAGCTGCTGCAGTACATTGAGGAGCATTATGCCGAGCCGCTGACCCTTACGGAGCTGGCCCGTCATTTTCATTTCAACCCCTCGTATCTGTCGAGCCTGTTCACGACCTACAATCACGAGGGCTTCAAGGAGCATCTCAACAAGGTCCGCACGGGCAAGGCGGCAGAGCTGCTGCGGGCCGGAGAGGCACCGATAGCGGAGATTAGCAGCATGGTTGGATATGGAGACCACAGCTATTTTTGCAAAGTGTTCAAGAAATATAGTGGGCTGTCCCCGAGCAGCTACCGGCGTCAGTATTACGGGCAGGAGTAG
- a CDS encoding GNAT family N-acetyltransferase, protein MNTLYNELTGGRADPLKLEKAFRTIREDERYVLLGAFADGELLGSLMGIVCQDLVGDCRPFMVIENVVVSSRARRQGLGKKLMTAIEDIAHERDCYYIIFVSGEKRKEAHIFYEAMGYREEKVEGYRKHLSSH, encoded by the coding sequence TTGAACACACTCTACAATGAATTAACGGGCGGACGGGCGGACCCGTTGAAGCTGGAGAAAGCCTTTCGGACAATCCGGGAGGATGAGCGGTATGTGCTGCTGGGAGCTTTTGCCGACGGGGAGTTGCTAGGCTCATTGATGGGGATCGTCTGCCAGGACTTGGTGGGGGATTGCCGTCCGTTCATGGTGATTGAGAATGTGGTCGTATCTTCGCGCGCACGGCGGCAGGGGCTTGGCAAGAAGCTGATGACTGCGATCGAAGACATTGCGCATGAACGGGACTGCTACTATATCATTTTCGTGTCGGGAGAGAAGCGGAAGGAAGCGCATATTTTCTATGAGGCGATGGGGTATAGGGAGGAAAAGGTCGAGGGGTACCGCAAGCATCTCAGCTCGCATTAG
- a CDS encoding histidine phosphatase family protein — MKLGLIRHFKVDIKPQRTWLTGEQFNQWVQEYELAPIQAPEHEIGGQRWTLCLCSDQERAVLTASYFEARKFVYTELLREISVTAPRLKTIRLSGLRLPVNLWLVLGRLFWSVGHSSQAESKAAVLRRADKVIDSLLIDDEESAQEGYVLIVSHGAFMKVLDRRLRRRGYKAERMRYPRNGQIFMYEMK; from the coding sequence TTGAAGCTGGGACTGATTAGGCATTTCAAAGTAGATATTAAACCGCAGCGGACTTGGCTGACAGGGGAACAATTCAACCAGTGGGTCCAAGAGTATGAATTAGCACCTATTCAGGCTCCTGAACATGAGATAGGCGGGCAGCGCTGGACACTTTGTCTGTGTAGTGATCAGGAGAGGGCGGTACTTACGGCAAGTTATTTTGAGGCTCGAAAATTTGTGTATACAGAGCTATTGAGGGAGATTAGTGTAACTGCACCGCGGCTCAAGACAATTAGACTTAGCGGACTGCGACTGCCGGTTAACCTATGGCTTGTGCTTGGACGTTTGTTCTGGTCGGTAGGTCATTCTTCTCAAGCGGAGAGCAAAGCAGCTGTTCTGCGGCGAGCGGATAAAGTAATTGACTCCCTACTTATTGATGATGAGGAGTCTGCGCAAGAAGGCTATGTACTAATTGTCAGTCATGGTGCGTTCATGAAAGTTCTAGACCGCAGGCTCCGGCGCAGGGGCTACAAGGCAGAACGGATGCGTTACCCACGTAATGGTCAAATATTTATGTATGAAATGAAGTAA
- a CDS encoding AAA family ATPase: MYRRIHIMGASGAGTSTLGKALAARLPYVQLDSDDYFWEQKYSRPSDVTERLSRLRADMAQHEPWILSGAVCGWGDSLRDTFDLVIFLWIPEQVRLDRLRAREYERYGDEGLPGGDKYEDVQEFMAWAAQYDTAGPEVRSRTLHEDWMAGINGDLLRLEGDFTVEERVEAVLQFLSRSS, encoded by the coding sequence ATGTACCGCAGAATTCATATTATGGGAGCTTCCGGGGCCGGGACGAGTACCCTGGGGAAAGCGCTGGCAGCGAGGCTTCCGTATGTTCAATTGGACAGTGACGATTATTTCTGGGAGCAGAAGTACAGCAGGCCAAGTGATGTAACAGAGCGTCTAAGTAGATTGCGGGCTGACATGGCGCAGCATGAACCGTGGATTCTGTCCGGTGCGGTTTGCGGCTGGGGGGATTCGCTGCGGGACACCTTCGATCTGGTGATTTTCCTGTGGATTCCTGAGCAGGTCCGTCTGGATCGGCTGCGGGCGCGGGAGTATGAACGATACGGTGATGAGGGTCTGCCGGGCGGAGATAAATATGAGGATGTACAGGAGTTCATGGCTTGGGCGGCGCAGTACGATACGGCAGGGCCTGAGGTCCGCAGCCGCACGCTGCATGAGGATTGGATGGCTGGGATAAACGGCGATCTGTTGCGGCTGGAAGGGGATTTTACAGTGGAGGAGCGGGTGGAGGCAGTACTGCAATTCCTATCCCGTTCAAGCTAA
- a CDS encoding NAD-dependent malic enzyme, whose translation MSIATTMIIRLEIRKAEASFGDVASRLAAAGGDIVAIDVIRGGKDVTTRDLTVNVQDAANEEIISVLKNMPGIKVINVSDRTFLAHLGGKIEVTPKMPIKNREDLSLVYTPGVARVCTAIAEDPSKAYSLTMKRNTVAVVTDGTAVLGLGDIGPEAAMPVMEGKAMLFKQLADIDGFPLCLDTKDPEEIIQIVKAVAPGFGGINLEDISSPRCFEIERRLSAELDIPVFHDDQHGTAVVALAGLLNALQVVEKKIADSRIVVVGIGAAGVSICRLLLAAGAKHLYAVDKEGILNRNEAYTNAEWSWLAEATNPENLSGGLDEAVRGADVFIGVSRGGILQVSHLQSMARDSIVFAMANPSPEIEPDLAEPYVRVLATGRSDYPNQINNVLCFPGIFRGALDCRAKTVNLEMKLAAAQAIAAVVHPDERNEQYIIPSIFNEKVVEQVRLAVIKAAIATGIARRIPPDVS comes from the coding sequence ATGTCCATTGCAACAACGATGATTATCCGGCTTGAAATCCGTAAGGCAGAAGCTTCTTTTGGCGATGTGGCGTCCAGGCTGGCAGCAGCCGGCGGCGATATTGTAGCGATTGACGTTATACGTGGCGGCAAGGATGTGACGACCCGTGACCTGACAGTGAATGTGCAGGATGCGGCGAATGAAGAGATTATCAGCGTGCTGAAGAATATGCCTGGAATCAAAGTCATCAATGTCTCCGACCGCACCTTCCTGGCCCATCTCGGCGGCAAAATCGAGGTCACCCCGAAGATGCCGATCAAGAACCGCGAGGATCTGTCGCTGGTGTATACCCCAGGCGTGGCCCGTGTCTGTACGGCGATTGCCGAAGATCCGTCCAAGGCGTATTCCCTGACGATGAAAAGAAATACGGTAGCTGTCGTCACCGACGGCACCGCAGTGCTGGGGCTTGGCGATATCGGACCGGAGGCGGCGATGCCGGTGATGGAAGGCAAGGCCATGCTGTTCAAGCAGCTGGCGGATATTGACGGGTTCCCGCTGTGTCTGGACACCAAGGACCCGGAAGAAATTATTCAGATTGTGAAAGCGGTTGCTCCCGGCTTTGGGGGCATCAATCTGGAGGACATCAGCTCTCCGCGCTGCTTCGAGATTGAACGGCGGCTGTCGGCGGAGCTGGATATTCCGGTCTTCCATGATGACCAGCACGGAACGGCAGTAGTGGCTCTGGCCGGATTGCTGAACGCGCTCCAGGTCGTCGAGAAGAAGATTGCAGACTCCAGGATTGTGGTTGTCGGCATCGGTGCCGCTGGCGTATCGATCTGCCGTCTGCTGCTGGCGGCGGGTGCGAAGCACCTCTATGCGGTAGATAAGGAAGGGATACTGAACCGGAACGAAGCCTATACCAATGCTGAATGGAGCTGGCTGGCCGAAGCCACGAATCCTGAGAATCTGAGCGGAGGACTGGACGAGGCGGTACGCGGGGCAGATGTCTTCATCGGCGTATCCAGAGGAGGAATTCTGCAGGTTAGCCATTTGCAGAGTATGGCCCGGGACAGCATCGTGTTCGCTATGGCCAATCCGTCCCCGGAGATTGAGCCGGATCTGGCCGAGCCTTACGTCCGGGTGCTGGCAACCGGCAGAAGCGATTACCCTAACCAGATTAATAACGTGCTGTGTTTTCCGGGGATTTTCCGCGGGGCGCTGGACTGCCGGGCCAAGACGGTGAATCTGGAGATGAAGCTGGCAGCGGCGCAGGCGATTGCAGCAGTGGTCCACCCGGATGAGCGGAATGAGCAATATATTATTCCGAGCATTTTCAACGAGAAGGTTGTGGAGCAGGTACGTCTGGCTGTAATTAAGGCCGCCATCGCGACCGGCATCGCCCGGCGCATCCCGCCGGATGTGAGCTGA
- a CDS encoding acrylyl-CoA reductase family protein, protein MTNPFQALVVDKTEPFSVEIRPVSLEELPAGEVLIKVAYSSVNYKDGLASIPNGNIVRNYPFIPGIDLSGTVVSSTDNRFREGQSVIATSYGIGVSHFGGFSEYARIPADWVIELPEGLTLREAMIYGTAGFTAALSVQALEAQGMAPDQGKVLVTGATGGVGGAATAILAKLGYQVTASTGRTDEAGYLQALGAAEVISREEVAGTVVKPLDKQLWQAAVDSVGGAPLAAVLSKIAYGGAVAASGLTAGTAVPTTVLPFILRGVSLLGIDSVACPMEKRDKLWQRMASDMKPEVLDTLVDREISLTELPAALQDILKSGTRGRILVRLS, encoded by the coding sequence ATGACGAACCCTTTTCAAGCATTGGTAGTGGACAAGACAGAACCATTCTCCGTTGAAATTAGACCGGTATCCCTGGAGGAACTGCCCGCCGGTGAAGTGTTAATTAAGGTAGCTTATTCCAGTGTAAACTATAAAGACGGGCTGGCAAGCATCCCGAATGGGAATATTGTGCGAAATTATCCGTTCATTCCGGGGATTGACCTGTCAGGGACGGTAGTCTCTTCAACAGACAACCGCTTCCGCGAAGGCCAGTCTGTCATTGCCACCAGCTATGGGATCGGCGTATCCCATTTCGGCGGGTTCAGTGAATACGCCCGCATCCCTGCGGATTGGGTTATTGAACTGCCGGAAGGCTTGACACTGCGGGAAGCGATGATCTACGGCACAGCCGGATTCACGGCGGCGCTGTCTGTTCAGGCGTTGGAAGCCCAAGGCATGGCCCCTGATCAGGGAAAAGTACTCGTCACCGGTGCCACCGGCGGTGTCGGAGGTGCGGCAACCGCCATCCTGGCGAAGCTGGGCTATCAGGTCACAGCCAGTACCGGCAGAACGGATGAAGCCGGGTATCTGCAGGCGCTGGGTGCTGCTGAGGTGATCTCCCGCGAAGAGGTCGCGGGCACTGTGGTGAAGCCGCTGGACAAGCAGCTATGGCAGGCCGCCGTAGATTCAGTCGGGGGCGCTCCGCTGGCTGCTGTCCTGAGCAAAATCGCTTACGGCGGCGCAGTGGCCGCAAGCGGCTTAACCGCAGGCACAGCCGTCCCGACCACCGTCCTGCCGTTTATCCTGCGCGGAGTCAGTCTGCTCGGCATCGATTCCGTTGCTTGCCCCATGGAGAAACGGGACAAGCTCTGGCAGCGCATGGCAAGTGACATGAAACCGGAGGTGCTGGATACGCTGGTGGACCGGGAGATTTCTCTGACTGAGCTGCCTGCGGCGCTTCAGGATATTCTCAAGTCGGGCACCCGGGGCCGCATACTTGTTCGCTTATCCTAG